The following proteins are co-located in the Nerophis ophidion isolate RoL-2023_Sa linkage group LG04, RoL_Noph_v1.0, whole genome shotgun sequence genome:
- the LOC133550949 gene encoding uncharacterized protein LOC133550949 isoform X2, with translation MLRLYMCFFFFDMYSAVSEHLSCQVCLSIFKTFQELKLHINSNRHQQKMNEVFQKDPDCFYKKLPNIVIMDRDIRNNVHQRCIGLRLLTVCFTQSVAHAFYLCHSCKEMLSDTKILSHLTSVCHKFNYCNCIDPNRLGFSWIPNKDLWVDLPKQKRSHQSGPIQMLELPEKLFGLYKTYTYSQVMHSLSEFDKLPKLLEAVKPKRVTMQEYQTNTQRKYPLLGMQHLIECICKGQTERTYYLCTLCKLTLAAHTVIKHVLSFDHIYSFFKAWHPSTLVSKQCYREYSEGFMSMMLNLAKQAEKLQGPGRANMKRLSLEPDIFVSVNFHSYEDALNKLESIAKKKDGSSLKTCIKPAGKLDISAVPHIIRCQNCDYSFELADLYFQHVQTEKHKTLTKKLRSQEENTDACNHNAMATSAEDQKPHQDLFSELLLDSTADTSQVVICNSTEAKEATPIFVCFVCEDAFPKSLLPNHLSSPKHLIQTLLYLNPSRLPFGWQEVPGQKFLKSMVAMEVLDLPAPVLSSLSSSSCKTVLERLKRDHAAILQNKIPPCQMFSEHNPFPLLGCEFLEMHDSYEQSRQVTSASCLLCRKRLSDAECFAHIFSSEHVKMFLVKFHPGLLNSSCDRTILLDLARQAAHLHGVSHIQKVKFERPIQEPCDIYKAAKRKEDKGELLPVVTRETMVPKDTPISKNWKIATPAQKPPDNSQNKHLQKSVGSKSGTADKGCIVKAAEVSVKTGEQTSKEKPKSSHIPAKVEPKQEQSEDVRMCASQGGNQKRLRKMQETIVDNAHKKRRLNSENASCEETLKMGTTSVKKEAVPTVISEAKQDIKQENTMKSEPQNAHVTFFVQPEPSITFKTTSGTKLTKMTTSKLPTPAAGTSGFSASQSTKLTDTTTLTANVQRRCSENTSCTRVNLGASSGENLHLKSTGGSNVEAQPSLQRCNPHAGPASTAKQLFSNVKPTGTGPKIGLNYIIVVTSDGRKQSYCTLCRIRLERSSHPMENIHQYNYVKLRFPELNDEQLAGINLEKFGVCMAEVEKLLGQRYIQTRKVTNGQYKELSDLPEAEALYRLENHFCVSSSSSNATSLPLRRPFSATSSQDVSSPEYDSQQDRLEDIIEANIEDDKALHPKHALDMEAVHASDAVPFTDLDPTRATKSMMEMDTSGCRQQQEIAARDLTTEKKNLKGQDGNSSSVFLQLDPLPASVTTEQHNVEGSHRCSQSVLLELDTPPASVTTERRNLEVSKGHSPSVLLDLNPPPVSVTTEQRNLEDWTGHSPSVLLDFNPPPVSVTTEQRNLECSNGHSPSVLLELNPPPASVTTEQQFLEGSNSRSPSALLELNLPHASVTTKVCNPVGSCQNADRQTSLQKESKVPESNLGCSYPQVPVFSGKASNLSTFLWVKGSYNQPIVGLASVYECRGMAGDSLYLCESCSQKLSVSDICQHVFGREHQLKYLLKNYPQFMDTFWDEKDLPEDKKMGLLKDVAHGVSQQEHFKKMDAKVCFLIRDLYDYVLTAPFSEALDALQNGKKQSLVCKSIVTLQLKGSQKSKEQIGHLNERGLSSEPLHSAASMSLQHQENHRSSLSSPIPKTPDCQVKDELIPSESRSPGPSGVISKSPPIFKVKDKLMLSSGSCVSPDVISKSSPRFQVKDELTSESRCPVTPGVNSKTPPSLQVKDELISSESKCHVTCGAIAKTPPSFQVKDELIHSKSRCPVTPGVILKSPPSFQVKDEPTPESRCPVTPGVISKTPPSLQVKVELMPSESRCHVTCGAISKAPPSFQVQSELIPPVPRCPITPGAISKTLPVSADSLAKTPPISHVKDKPSVSQSRSLSMSAPISRMPSGTQKAKDESIFSESRSPVCGAPISKTLPQWKNEQMFAEPIVNGDLDKRFKTLPNAQVKDKTMVSDCRLPATTDPVPKILPISQVKNESVLMACGSPVTAVPISKASPKVLQKSESTLSEFRSIPNVEELSSSNSPITVSSAIRQDEYHLTRKRKANQSLCEFIETYINKTQVDDPQPAKYTRNSIVHSRWDVTPAIREASVENILKSDTKLDSKEQIAGITDNSVTKPSDTTSNMWCSKSVQTTASSLKSESRSLTSCKIKTNPSTTSEPYKQDSGHIEPDNLSQEHKLVREKHLALLGGFEYNTLLGDACVRTEPKFAPIPRSQSSTDRTEGSLHQSTVLANAVDMESNHELLGTTAGPTETLLSDLAGCKSNPYTVPINDNTSCERLNPNEASKELPVQANHFTIPLAMGWLNPQMQQWVEQQKQQQWVEQQKQQQWVEQQQQQQWVQQQLQQQQQQQQQWVQQQLQQQQQQQWVQQQQQQQWVHQLQQQQQLQQQQQQQQWVQQQLQQQQLERQ, from the exons GTCTGCCTCTCCATATTTAAAACCTTTCAAGAGTTAAAGTTACATATCAACTCAAACAGGCACCAACAG AAAATGAATGAAGTATTCCAGAAAG ATCCTGACTGTTTTtaca AAAAGCTCCCCAACATTGTCATTATGGATCGAGACATCCGAAATAACGTTCATCAACGCTGCATAG GTTTGCGATTGCTGACTGTCTGTTTCACTCAGAGTGTGGCGCATGCATTTTACCTGTGCCATAGCTGTAAGGAAATGTTGTCGGACACAAAGATATTATCCCACCTTACCTCCGTTTGCCATAAATTCAACTACTGT AACTGCATAGATCCAAATAGGCTTGGATTCTCCTGGATTCCTAACAAAGATTTATGGGTAGATCTACCCAAGCAGAAAAGAAGCCACCAATCAGGACCAATACAG ATGTTGGAGTTGCCTGAAAAGCTGTTTGGATTGTACAAAACGTATACGTACTCTCAAG TGATGCACTCTCTCAGTGAATTTGACAAGCTTCCCAAGCTGCTGGAAG CTGTCAAGCCAAAGAGAGTGACTATGCAAGAATACCAGACAAACACCCAGAGGAAGTATCCACTTCTAG GCATGCAGCACCTTATCGAATGCATTTGTAAGGGACAGACTGAGAGGACATACTACCTTTGCACCCTCTGCAAACTGACGCTGGCTGCCCACACCGTCATCAAACACGTCCTTAGCTTTGACCACATCTATAGTTTCTTT AAAGCCTGGCACCCCTCCACTTTGGTGTCTAAGCAGTGTTATCGGGAGTACTCAGAGGGTTTCATGTCCATGATGTTAAATTTGGCAAAGCAGGCGGAGAAGCTTCAAGGACCTGGACGGGCCAACATGAAG CGACTGAGTCTGGAGCCTGATATTTTTGTATCAGTCAATTTCCACTCCTATGAAGATG CTTTGAACAAACTGGAGTCCATCGCAAAGAAAAAAGATGGAAGCAGCTTGAAAACGTGCATCAAACCTGCGGGAAAATTGG ATATTTCTGCTGTGCCACACATAATACGTTGTCAG AACTGTGACTACTCATTTGAGTTAGCAGACCTTTATTTTCAGCACGTGCAAACTGAGAAACACAAAACA CTGACGAAGAAACTCAGGAGCCAGG AAGAGAATACTGATGCTTGCAACCACAATGCAATGGCTACAAGTGCAGAAG ATCAGAAACCCCATCAAGATTTATTCAGTGAACTCCTCCTGGACTCTACTGCAG acacTTCCCAGGTGGTGATCTGTAACAGCACAGAAGCAAAGGAGGCCACACCCATTTTTGTCTGTTTTGTTTGCGAAGATGCTTTTCCCAAGTCACTTCTTCCAAACCACTTGTCCTCACCAAAACACCTTATACAAACACTA ttgTATCTGAATCCCTCGCGACTGCCTTTTGGTTGGCAAGAAGTTCCAGGCCAGAAGTTCTTGAAATCAATGGTGGCGATGGAA GTGCTGGATTTACCCGCCCCAGTTTTGAGTAGTCTCAGCTCGTCAAGTTGCAAGACCG TGCTGGAAAGACTCAAGCGTGACCATGCAGCTATCCTGCAAAATAAAA TTCCGCCGTGCCAAATGTTTAGCGAACACAACCCTTTTCCACTGTTGG GGTGCGAGTTTCTGGAGATGCACGACTCCTACGAGCAGTCCCGTCAAGTCACGTCTGCTTCGTGTCTGCTGTGCCGGAAGCGGCTGTCGGACGCTGAATGCTTCGCTCATATTTTCAGCTCGGAACACGTCAAGATGTTTCTC gTGAAATTTCACCCTGGTTTGCTGAACTCTTCTTGCGATAGGACGATACTGCTGGACCTGGCAAGGCAGGCGGCACACCTTCACGGTGTATCACATATACAG AAAGTAAAATTTGAGAGGCCCATCCAAGAACCTTGCGATATCTACAAAG CCGCAAAAAGGAAGGAAGACAAAGGCGAGCTTCTTCCTGTAGTCACGAGAGAAACAATGG TCCCTAAAGATACCCCGATATCAAAGAACTGGAAGATTGCAACGCCTGCTCAAAAGCCTCCAGACAATAGTCAAAACAAACATTTGCAAAAGTCTGTGGGGAGCAAGTCTGGCACAGCTGATAAAGGCTGCATTGTAAAAGCAGCAGAGGTTTCTGTGAAGACAGGGGAGCAAACAAGTAAGGAGAAGCCCAAAAGCTCCCACATCCCTGCTAAAGTGGAGCCAAAACAAGAACAGAGCGAAGATGTTCGAATGTGTGCAAGCCAAGGCGGTAACCAGAAAAGGCTGCGTAAGATGCAAGAGACAATAGTTGACAACGCCCATAAGAAACGTCGTCTCAACTCCGAGAACGCATCATGTGAAGAAACGCTGAAGATGGGGACCACATCTGTCAAGAAGGAAGCAGTGCCAACTGTGATCAGTGAAG CCAAGCAGGATATTAAGCAGGAAAATACCATGAAGTCTGAGCCACAAAATGCCCATGTGACTTTCTTTGTTCAACCTGAGCCCAGCATTACATTTAAAACCACATCAGGCACCAAATTGACCAAGATGACTACGTCCAAATTACCGACACCTGCAGCAGGTACATCTGGATTCAGTGCCAGCCAGTCAACCAAGTTGACAGACACCACCACATTGACAGCAAATGTCCAAAGGAGATGTTCAGAGAACACATCGTGCACCAGGGTCAATCTTGGAGCATCCTCTGGTGAGAATCTACATTTGAAGAGCACTGGGGGGTCTAATGTTGAAGCACAACCATCTCTTCAGAGGTGTAACCCCCATGCAGGACCTGCAAGCACAGCCAAGCAATTGTTTAGCAATGTGAAGCCAACTGGAACTGGTCCTAAAATTg GCTTAAACTACATAATTGTAGTTACCAGTGATGGAAGGAAGCAATCCTATTGCACTCTGTGCCGCATTCGATTGGAACGGTCCAGTCACCCAATGGAAAACATTCACCAGTACAACTATGTG AAACTGAGGTTTCCAGAGTTGAATGACGAGCAGCTGGCAGGCATCAACCTGGAGAAGTTTGGGGTCTGCATGGCTGAGGTGGAGAAACTTTTGGGACAACGGTACATTCAG ACAAGAAAAGTGACAAATGGCCAATACAAAGAGCTGTCTGATCTTCCGGAGGCCGaag CTTTATACAGATTAGAGAATCACTTCTGCGTGTCTTCATCTTCCAGCAATGCCACTTCACTTCCTTTAAGACGACCGTTTTCAGCCACCTCCTCACAGGACGTTTCGAGTCCCGAATATG acagtCAACAAGACAGGCTTGAGGACATAATAGAGGCCAACATTGAAGACGACAAAGCCCTACATCCTA aACATGCATTAGACATGGAAGCTGTACATGCCAGTGATGCTGTTCCATTCACTGACCTGGACCCCACTCGTGCAACCAAATCAATGATGGAAATGGATACATCTGGGTGCAGACAACAGCAGGAGATTGCGGCACGAGATT TGACCACAGAAAAGAAGAATTTAAAAGGTCAGGATGGGAACTCCTCATCAGTGTTTCTGCAATTGGATCCTCTTCCTGCTTCAGTGACCACAGAACAGCACAATGTTGAAGGCTCGCACAGGTGCTCACAATCAGTGTTGCTGGAGTTGGACACACCTCCTGCTTCTGTGACCACAGAACGGCGGAATCTAGAAGTCTCGAAGGGACACTCACCATCTGTGTTGCTGGACCTTAACCCTCCTCCTGTTTCGGTGACCACAGAACAGCGGAATTTAGAAGACTGGACTGGGCACTCACCATCTGTGTTGCTGGACTTTAACCCTCCTCCTGTTTCAGTGACCACAGAACAGCGGAATCTAGAATGCTCGAATGGGCACTCACCATCTGTGTTGCTTGAACTAAACCCGCCTCCTGCTTCAGTGACTACAGAACAGCAGTTTCTAGAAGGCTCTAATAGCCGTTCACCATCAGCGTTGCTGGAACTGAACTTGCCTCATGCTTCAGTGACCACAAAAGTGTGCAATCCAGTTGGAAGCTGTCAGAATGCTGATAGACAGACTAGTTTGCAGAAAGAATCAAAAGTCCCTGAAAGTAACCTGGGATGCTCTTATCCTCAAGTGCCCGTGTTTTCAG GCAAAGCAAGTAACTTGAGTACATTTTTGTGGGTGAAGGGATCGTACAACCAGCCAATCGTAG GTCTGGCGTCTGTGTACGAGTGTCGTGGAATGGCTGGAGATTCGCTGTACTTGTGCGAGAGTTGCAGTCAGAAACTCTCAGTCAGTGACATCTGCCAGCATGTATTTGGCAGGGAGCACCAGCTGAAATACTTG CTAAAGAATTATCCTCAGTTTATGGACACATTTTGGGATGAAAAGGATCTGCCAGAGGACAAAAAAATGGGTCTCCTAAAGGACGTAGCGCACGGGGTCTCTCAACAGGAGCATTTTAAGAAGATGGATGCAAAG GTGTGCTTTCTCATTCGAGACCTCTATGACTACGTTTTAACAGCTCCATTCAGTGAAG CTCTTGACGCCCTTCAGAACGGAAAGAAGCAGAGTTTGGTATGTAAGTCCATCGTCACATTGCAACTAAAGG GGAGCCAAAAATCAAAAGAACAGATTGGACATTTGAATGAGAGAGGACTTTCCTCTGAGCCTCTGCACTCTGCAGCTAGCATGTCCCTCCAACATCAAGAGAACCACAGAAGCTCCCTTTCAAGTCCTATCCCCAAAACACCTGATTGTCAAGTAAAAGATGAACTGATTCCTTCAGAGTCCAGATCACCGGGACCCTCTGGTGTTATTTCTAAGTCACCTCCAATTTTTAAAGTGAAGGATAAACTGATGCTCTCATCTGGATCTTGTGTATCTCCTGATGTTATCTCCAAGTCATCACCTCGTTTTCAAGTGAAAGATGAACTGACATCTGAGTCCAGATGTCCTGTAACTCCAGGCGTCAACTCCAAGACGCCACCTAGTTTGCAAGTGAAAGATGAACTGATATCCTCAGAATCCAAATGTCATGTAACTTGTGGTGCTATCGCCAAAACACCACCTAGTTTTCAAGTGAAAGATGAACTGATACATTCTAAGTCCAGATGTCCTGTAACTCCTGGTGTTATCCTCAAGTCACCACCTAGTTTTCAAGTGAAAGATGAACCGACACCTGAATCCAGATGTCCTGTAACTCCAGGTGTTATCTCCAAGACGCCACCTAGTTTGCAAGTGAAAGTTGAACTGATGCCCTCAGAGTCCAGATGTCATGTAACTTGTGGTGCTATCTCCAAGGCACCACCTAGTTTTCAAGTGCAAAGTGAACTGATACCCCCAGTACCCAGATGTCCAATTACTCCTGGTGCAATCTCCAAGACACTGCCTGTATCTGCTGATTCTCTTGCAAAAACACCACCTATTTCTCATGTGAAAGATAAACCCAGTGTGTCGCAGTCTAGATCTCTTTCAATGTCTGCACCTATCTCAAGAATGCCGTCTGGTACTCAAAAAGCTAAAGATGAATCTATATTCTCTGAGTCCAGATCACCTGTATGTGGTGCTCCCATCTCTAAGACACTGCCTCAATGGAAAAATGAACAGATGTTCGCAGAACCAATAGTTAATGGAGATCTGGACAAGCGTTTCAAAACGCTACCTAATGCTCAAGTGAAAGATAAAACTATGGTATCAGATTGCAGATTGCCTGCAACTACTGATCCTGTGCCCAAGATTCTGCCAATTTCTCAAGTTAAAAATGAGTCTGTACTCATGGCCTGTGGATCTCCTGTAACTGCGGTTCCCATCTCAAAGGCATCTCCAAAAGTCCTACAGAAATCGGAATCGACACTCTCAGAATTCAGATCTATTCCCAATGTTGAGGAACTGTCAAGCTCAAATTCCCCCATAACTGTCAGTTCAGCAATTCGTCAAGATGAATACCATCTTACCAGAAAGAGAAAAGCTAATCAATCTCTCTGTGAATTCATTGAAACGTATATCAATAAAACCCAAGTTGATGATCCTCAGCCAGCCAAATACACACGCAACAGCATTGTTCACTCTAGGTGGGATGTTACTCCTGCTATTAGAGAGGCCTCTGTGGAAAATATCCTAAAATCGGACACAAAATTGGACTCTAAGGAACAAATTGCTGGCATCACTGACAATTCTGTTACAAAACCTTCTGACACTACATCAAATATGTGGTGCTCAAAGTCTGTGCAGACTACTGCCTCAAGTCTTAAATCTGAAAGTAGGAGTTTAACAAGTTGTAAGATTAAAACTAATCCGTCCACAACATCTGAGCCGTATAAACAGGACAGCGGACATATTGAGCCAGACAATCTATCACAGGAGCATAAGTTGGTACGAGAAAAACATTTGGCTTTACTGGGAGGTTTTGAGTACAATACCCTGTTGGGTGACGCTTGTGTGAGGACCGAACCAAAGTTTGCTCCTATACCTCGGTCTCAAAGCAGTACGGATCGCACAGAGGGCTCCCTGCATCAAAGTACAGTTTTGGCAAATGCTGTGGACATGGAGTCAAACCATGAGCTCCTTGGTACTACAGCGGGTCCTACTGAGACTCTGCTGTCAGATTTGGCCGGTTGCAAATCAAATCCTTACACTGTGCCTATTAACGATAACACTTCATGTGAAAGACTAAATCCTAATGAAGCATCAAAAGAACTGCCTGTCCAGGCCAACCACTTTACCATACCCCTGGCAATGGGGTGGTTGAACCCACAAATGCAGCAGTGGGTGGAGCAGCAGAAGCAACAGCAGTGGGTGGAGCAGCAGAAGCAACAGCAGTGGGTGGAGCAGCAGCAACAACAGCAGTGGGTGCAGCAgcaactacaacaacaacaacaacagcagcagcagtggGTGCAGCAgcaactacaacaacaacaacaacagcagtgggtgcagcagcagcaacaacagCAGTGGGTGCATCAACTACAACAACAGCAgcaactacaacaacaacaacaacaacagcagtggGTGCAGCAGCAACTACAACAACAGCAGTTAGAGCGGCAGTAG